A single genomic interval of Spirosoma linguale DSM 74 harbors:
- a CDS encoding beta-lactamase (PFAM: beta-lactamase~KEGG: pzu:PHZ_c2009 beta-lactamase), translating to MKNNLLVFLLVTSWCVVTSAFAQSKKTATDPVTRYDAYIQQAVRDWKVPGLTVTVVKDGKILLKKGYGVRVIGKPDPVDSQTLFAMASTTKAMTAACLGMMVDEGKLNWDDPVADYLPDFQLYDPAVTRELRVRDLLIHNTGVGNADVFWAAMKIPSNEILRRMRYVKPSYSLRAGFIYQNVMYLAAGKVLEKVSGIPWDKFIRTRIFEPLNMRRTKALFGEVTDANRAKPHLEVNDTVRLVDSPLEEGLVDAVGPAGSVWTCPDDITAWMQCMLDSGRYQGKTLLKPATWAELFKPQTFVTDAEFYPTQLLTKPVWKTYGLGWFQQDYRGHRINFHTGSLTGMIAIHGQLPDQKLAVYVQGNLDHAELRHALMFRAFDEFALGPDQDWSVSFQKLYGGFKQGAKLAERKADSTRVLNTSPSLPLTAYVGTYNSPVYGKVDVTLRQGKLYVSINDIMTGRMEHWHFDTFRLVYDQFWNGKDLVSFVLDTQGKATTFKTFGLEFARAADTGGKGVAER from the coding sequence ATGAAAAATAATCTACTTGTGTTTTTGCTGGTTACCAGTTGGTGTGTGGTAACGTCTGCATTCGCTCAATCGAAAAAAACAGCCACCGACCCCGTAACCCGTTATGATGCCTATATCCAGCAGGCGGTGCGCGATTGGAAGGTGCCCGGCTTGACAGTGACGGTCGTTAAAGACGGCAAAATCCTTCTGAAGAAAGGCTATGGCGTTCGGGTAATTGGCAAACCCGACCCCGTCGATTCTCAAACGCTCTTCGCCATGGCATCAACAACCAAAGCCATGACGGCGGCCTGCCTGGGTATGATGGTCGATGAGGGCAAACTAAACTGGGATGATCCGGTAGCCGACTACCTGCCCGATTTTCAGCTTTACGATCCTGCCGTAACGCGGGAATTGCGGGTACGGGATTTGCTGATCCATAATACCGGCGTTGGGAATGCCGATGTGTTCTGGGCAGCCATGAAAATTCCGAGCAACGAAATCCTGCGCCGGATGCGGTACGTGAAACCGTCCTACTCGCTGCGGGCGGGGTTCATTTACCAGAATGTTATGTATCTGGCAGCAGGTAAAGTGCTGGAAAAAGTAAGTGGTATACCCTGGGATAAATTTATTCGTACCCGTATTTTCGAACCGCTCAACATGCGCCGGACAAAGGCGCTGTTTGGTGAGGTAACGGATGCTAACCGCGCTAAACCACACCTGGAGGTGAATGACACCGTTCGGTTGGTCGATAGCCCGTTGGAAGAGGGACTGGTCGATGCCGTTGGACCTGCGGGATCTGTCTGGACGTGTCCTGATGATATTACGGCCTGGATGCAGTGTATGCTCGACTCGGGGCGCTATCAGGGCAAAACGCTCTTGAAACCCGCCACCTGGGCCGAGTTGTTCAAGCCCCAGACCTTCGTTACCGATGCCGAGTTCTATCCAACCCAACTGTTAACCAAACCCGTCTGGAAAACCTACGGCCTTGGGTGGTTTCAGCAGGATTACCGGGGGCATCGGATTAATTTCCACACCGGTAGCCTGACGGGTATGATTGCCATTCACGGGCAACTACCCGACCAGAAACTGGCCGTTTATGTGCAGGGTAACCTCGATCATGCCGAACTGCGCCACGCACTGATGTTCCGGGCTTTCGATGAGTTTGCCCTGGGGCCGGATCAGGACTGGAGTGTCTCGTTTCAGAAATTGTACGGGGGCTTCAAACAGGGAGCCAAACTGGCCGAGCGTAAAGCCGACAGCACACGCGTACTAAATACCAGCCCATCGCTTCCGCTAACAGCTTATGTGGGTACGTATAACAGCCCCGTTTACGGCAAGGTTGACGTGACCCTGCGGCAGGGCAAACTCTATGTATCCATTAATGACATAATGACCGGCCGTATGGAACATTGGCATTTCGACACCTTTCGGCTGGTTTATGACCAATTCTGGAATGGCAAAGACCTCGTCAGTTTTGTACTCGACACGCAGGGGAAAGCCACAACCTTCAAAACGTTTGGCCTTGAATTTGCCAGGGCGGCCGATACCGGGGGAAAAGGTGTTGCCGAACGGTAG